One window of Campylobacter avium LMG 24591 genomic DNA carries:
- a CDS encoding copper chaperone PCu(A)C: MKKFFILFALILFTTQMYANSASEPITVQNAYSFKSAPNAKNGSVFLEIKNNTNSNINLIKAQSDISEHTELHTHVHSKDKMIMKAVDKIEIKANSTLSLKPFHEHIMLINLKKSIQKDTKISLKLFFDNGQNVSILLTDIKERNK; encoded by the coding sequence ATGAAAAAATTTTTTATACTTTTTGCCTTGATTTTATTTACTACGCAAATGTATGCTAACAGTGCTTCAGAGCCAATAACAGTTCAAAATGCCTATTCATTTAAAAGCGCTCCAAATGCAAAAAATGGCTCCGTTTTCCTTGAGATAAAAAATAACACAAACTCAAATATAAACCTTATAAAAGCACAGTCTGATATAAGTGAGCATACTGAGCTTCACACCCATGTGCATTCAAAAGATAAGATGATTATGAAAGCGGTAGATAAGATAGAAATTAAAGCAAATTCTACCCTATCTTTAAAACCATTTCACGAACACATAATGCTAATAAATTTGAAAAAAAGCATCCAAAAAGATACGAAAATTTCCTTAAAACTCTTCTTTGATAACGGGCAAAATGTGTCTATTTTGCTTACAGATATAAAAGAGCGCAACAAGTAA
- a CDS encoding L,D-transpeptidase family protein, which produces MLRKVLLCLFFVFSLAFSSDLARIYLNEGLEAVARELEKEFTNKNFWLSELNGKDLSLGYYTQRTAIVLTNKTDKTFRVFVYDNGKLEQKFEQKDVLTGLMGDKQKEGDLITPVGFYDLGPKFDPRNTYYGPFAFATDYPNMLDRVNDKTGGGIWIHGYPMDGTRLDEYKTRGCIALHNHILVDFAKVIDREKNVYAMTENKEVFRTNQDEIASIMAALFEWKESWTISDIKKYLSFYDEKNFKRFDKSSFKEFAAMKRIIFSRNEDKTIKFSNINISPYPNLDNEKMFRITFYQDYRATNHSFRGNKLLYVKLDENGKMKILAER; this is translated from the coding sequence ATGTTAAGAAAAGTTTTACTGTGTTTGTTTTTTGTTTTTAGTCTTGCTTTTTCTAGTGATTTGGCTAGAATTTATCTTAATGAGGGCTTAGAGGCGGTTGCAAGAGAGCTTGAAAAAGAATTTACTAATAAAAATTTTTGGCTAAGTGAGCTTAATGGCAAGGATTTGTCCCTAGGTTACTACACTCAAAGAACTGCTATCGTGCTTACAAATAAGACAGATAAAACCTTTAGGGTATTTGTGTATGATAATGGTAAATTAGAGCAAAAATTCGAGCAAAAAGATGTATTAACCGGGCTTATGGGCGATAAGCAAAAAGAGGGCGATTTGATAACTCCTGTTGGTTTTTATGATTTAGGACCTAAGTTTGATCCTAGAAATACTTACTATGGACCCTTTGCCTTTGCTACCGATTATCCAAATATGTTAGATAGGGTAAATGACAAAACAGGAGGCGGAATTTGGATACACGGCTATCCAATGGATGGCACTAGGCTGGATGAGTATAAGACTAGAGGCTGCATAGCCTTGCATAATCATATCTTGGTTGATTTTGCCAAGGTTATAGACAGGGAAAAAAATGTCTATGCTATGACTGAAAACAAAGAAGTTTTTAGGACAAATCAAGATGAGATAGCAAGTATAATGGCTGCTTTGTTTGAGTGGAAAGAAAGCTGGACGATAAGTGATATAAAAAAATACCTAAGCTTTTACGATGAAAAGAATTTTAAAAGATTTGATAAAAGCTCTTTTAAAGAATTTGCAGCTATGAAAAGAATTATCTTTTCAAGAAATGAGGATAAGACTATAAAATTTTCAAATATCAACATAAGCCCGTATCCAAATTTAGATAATGAAAAGATGTTTAGAATAACCTTTTATCAAGATTACCGCGCCACAAATCACAGCTTTAGAGGGAATAAACTTCTTTATGTAAAGCTTGATGAAAATGGAAAAATGAAGATACTTGCAGAAAGATAA
- a CDS encoding alanine racemase — translation MAFIRLDKKAYEHNLKLIASKAGGFDKIICVLKDNAYGHGVLQIAPLAKELGIKFIALKNEDEAQSLKDLFANILILSHIPNGCENEDFIYALNSKENLHKYKKNTKLHIALDTGMHRNGVFLEDLPLVFAEAKKLGLRILGLFTHFANSDEIDSSFFVQRQKFKKAKELASSLSDLKLCFHSHNSSALFRCLKLDEDELCRVGLVQFGYSDFEASLKRVLSLYANKLSSRILRKNESLGYGLSFTAKKDMSIATYDLGYADGLFRYSGKGKLLLANKACLLGRMSMDSFSCEDFGEELCVFDDARIWAKFFNTIEYEILVKLNANIKRILC, via the coding sequence ATGGCTTTTATAAGGCTTGATAAAAAGGCTTACGAGCATAATTTAAAGCTCATTGCTTCAAAGGCAGGGGGCTTTGATAAGATAATCTGTGTGCTTAAGGATAATGCTTATGGACACGGAGTTTTGCAAATAGCACCACTAGCCAAAGAACTTGGAATAAAATTTATAGCACTAAAAAACGAAGACGAGGCACAAAGCCTAAAAGATTTATTTGCTAATATTCTTATCTTATCTCATATCCCAAATGGTTGTGAAAACGAGGATTTCATCTACGCCTTAAATTCAAAAGAAAATTTACACAAATATAAAAAAAATACCAAGCTTCACATAGCCCTAGATACAGGTATGCACAGAAATGGAGTTTTTTTAGAGGACTTGCCCCTTGTTTTTGCTGAGGCTAAAAAACTAGGACTTCGTATACTTGGACTTTTCACTCATTTTGCAAACTCTGATGAGATTGATAGCTCTTTTTTTGTGCAAAGACAAAAATTTAAAAAGGCAAAAGAGTTAGCAAGCTCTTTAAGCGATTTAAAACTTTGCTTTCACTCACACAACTCATCAGCACTTTTTCGGTGCTTAAAGCTTGATGAGGACGAGCTTTGCAGGGTTGGGCTTGTGCAGTTTGGATATAGTGATTTTGAAGCTTCTTTAAAAAGGGTTTTAAGCCTTTATGCAAACAAGCTTAGCAGCAGGATTTTAAGAAAAAACGAGTCTTTAGGATATGGTTTAAGCTTCACAGCGAAAAAGGATATGAGTATAGCAACTTATGATCTTGGCTATGCAGACGGACTTTTTAGATACTCTGGCAAGGGTAAGCTTTTGTTAGCAAATAAAGCTTGCTTACTTGGTAGGATGTCTATGGATAGCTTTTCTTGTGAGGATTTTGGAGAGGAGCTTTGCGTCTTTGATGATGCTAGAATTTGGGCTAAGTTTTTTAATACCATAGAGTATGAAATTTTGGTTAAATTAAATGCAAATATAAAAAGAATTTTATGCTAG
- the kpsM gene encoding capsule polysaccharide transporter KpsM codes for MINVIYALFFREIKTRFGKNRRLGYALVIAEPMIQVVVITSIITAIREHSRTIIMPQGVSIFMFLAVGIIPFFMFRNILTQLMGGIQANLGLFAYKPVKPIHVFIARTLLESFIFFFVILLVFFLAQWVFGIYAVPKHFLEVYLCFVLLAFSGFCLGLCLTILNHLVEPSRKILPYTGILLYIASAVVYPIWIVPTNLLEILLYNPYIHITETLKINYFDNYPVTEGIDITYPIIFNLVILFIGLWFYYYKRQELAADPL; via the coding sequence ATGATAAATGTTATCTACGCCCTTTTTTTTAGGGAGATAAAGACTAGATTTGGTAAAAATAGAAGGCTTGGCTACGCTTTAGTTATAGCTGAGCCTATGATACAAGTCGTGGTTATTACTAGCATTATCACAGCCATTAGAGAGCATTCAAGGACTATCATAATGCCTCAAGGGGTTTCTATCTTTATGTTTTTAGCTGTTGGTATAATCCCCTTTTTTATGTTTAGAAATATCCTTACTCAGCTAATGGGCGGAATTCAAGCAAATTTAGGACTTTTTGCCTATAAGCCTGTTAAACCCATACATGTTTTTATCGCAAGAACCTTGCTTGAGTCCTTTATCTTTTTTTTCGTTATTTTGTTAGTTTTTTTTCTAGCGCAGTGGGTTTTTGGAATTTATGCTGTTCCTAAGCATTTTTTAGAAGTGTATTTATGCTTTGTTTTATTAGCCTTTAGTGGCTTTTGCCTAGGACTTTGCCTTACTATCTTAAATCACTTAGTAGAACCAAGTAGGAAAATCCTGCCATACACAGGCATTTTGCTCTATATAGCCTCTGCGGTTGTGTATCCTATATGGATAGTGCCTACGAATTTGCTTGAAATTTTACTTTATAATCCATACATTCACATAACAGAAACACTAAAGATAAATTATTTTGATAATTACCCCGTAACTGAGGGCATAGACATAACTTATCCTATAATATTTAACTTAGTGATTTTATTTATAGGGCTTTGGTTTTACTACTACAAAAGACAAGAACTAGCAGCGGACCCACTATGA
- a CDS encoding ABC transporter ATP-binding protein, whose product MIKLDNITKFYTLSSGKKHYIFKDFTFEFPENCSIGLMGKNGAGKSTLMRLLSGAEVPNKGKIITNKRISWPLGLAGGFQNSLTARDNVAFVARVYGYKGRSLKEKIKFVEDFAEIGKFFDEPMGNYSAGMRSRIGFGLSMAFDFDYYLIDEAGAVGDPSFIQKSRKLYEERLANSNVIMVSHIVSEIRKWCDKVVLLHDGVVDVYDDVEDGIAAYQGKLALKSSRQIGLVQ is encoded by the coding sequence ATGATAAAGCTTGATAATATAACTAAATTTTATACCCTAAGTTCAGGTAAGAAGCATTATATCTTTAAGGATTTTACCTTTGAATTTCCTGAAAATTGTAGCATAGGGCTTATGGGCAAAAATGGAGCTGGCAAATCAACCCTTATGCGTCTTTTAAGTGGTGCTGAGGTGCCAAATAAGGGTAAAATCATCACAAACAAAAGAATTTCTTGGCCCCTAGGACTTGCGGGAGGTTTTCAAAATTCACTCACCGCAAGGGATAATGTAGCCTTTGTAGCTAGGGTTTATGGCTATAAGGGTAGGTCTTTAAAAGAAAAGATTAAATTTGTAGAGGACTTTGCGGAGATAGGCAAATTCTTTGATGAGCCTATGGGAAATTATTCAGCCGGTATGCGTTCTCGTATAGGTTTTGGGCTTTCTATGGCTTTTGACTTTGATTATTATTTAATAGATGAAGCTGGTGCGGTTGGAGACCCTTCCTTTATACAAAAATCAAGAAAGCTTTATGAGGAAAGATTAGCAAATTCAAATGTTATAATGGTTTCTCACATAGTTAGCGAGATAAGAAAATGGTGCGATAAGGTTGTTTTACTTCACGACGGTGTTGTTGATGTGTATGATGATGTAGAGGATGGCATAGCCGCTTATCAAGGCAAATTAGCACTAAAAAGCTCAAGGCAAATAGGACTTGTGCAATGA
- a CDS encoding capsule biosynthesis protein, with amino-acid sequence MNGKNVLKKIDKEKIIAKFRQLKEHRTFSTINQKDFWQKLRDILSLNTYKSVLFIMLFVLIYYAFIAAPRYVSSSYISVRSAGDNQGSSLSGLSALISPGTVNSNEDLIFLKTYITSLDMLKILDEKIGIRKLYESQKLDIFFRLYEDDSQESFLKFYQARVKVIDETGMLKLEVEGFSPEQAYTIATAILEESEKFVNEISHKSAREQLQFAETELVKYRDDYQKSRDKLIAFQNEHGVFDPLQEAESRASFTAQMEAEIASKEAKLLAMRSYINDDAPQLVTLRAEIKALKEQLEKEKNKVVSSSTKDQLNNLASDFQKLSIEAGFAEKAYTTALSSFETTRIEAIRKIKHLVIVQNPSYPQSETYPRKTYNIISIFVILSLAFGVLRLIKTIIEEHKY; translated from the coding sequence ATGAATGGTAAAAATGTCTTAAAAAAGATAGATAAAGAAAAGATTATAGCTAAATTTAGACAGCTTAAGGAGCATAGAACCTTTAGCACCATAAATCAAAAGGATTTTTGGCAAAAACTTAGAGACATCTTATCTTTAAACACCTATAAATCCGTGCTTTTCATAATGCTTTTCGTGCTTATTTATTATGCTTTTATCGCCGCACCTAGATATGTAAGTAGCTCTTATATAAGTGTGCGTTCAGCAGGGGATAATCAAGGCTCATCCTTAAGCGGTTTAAGTGCTTTGATAAGTCCGGGAACCGTAAATTCAAATGAGGATTTAATCTTTTTAAAAACCTATATCACTTCTTTAGATATGCTAAAAATTTTAGATGAAAAGATAGGTATAAGAAAGCTTTATGAAAGTCAAAAGCTTGACATTTTCTTTAGACTTTATGAGGATGATAGCCAAGAAAGCTTTTTGAAATTTTATCAAGCTAGGGTTAAGGTTATAGATGAAACAGGTATGCTAAAGCTAGAAGTTGAGGGTTTTAGCCCAGAACAAGCCTATACAATAGCCACTGCTATCTTAGAAGAAAGTGAAAAATTTGTAAATGAAATTTCGCACAAAAGTGCTAGAGAGCAGCTACAATTTGCTGAAACAGAGCTTGTAAAATACAGGGATGATTATCAAAAATCAAGAGATAAGCTCATAGCCTTTCAAAATGAACACGGAGTTTTTGATCCACTGCAAGAGGCTGAAAGTAGGGCATCTTTTACGGCACAAATGGAAGCTGAGATAGCAAGCAAGGAAGCCAAGCTTTTAGCTATGAGATCATATATAAATGATGACGCACCACAGCTTGTTACCTTAAGAGCAGAGATAAAAGCCTTAAAAGAACAGCTTGAAAAGGAAAAAAACAAGGTAGTATCTAGTTCTACAAAGGATCAGTTAAACAACCTCGCCTCTGATTTTCAAAAGCTTAGCATAGAAGCAGGCTTTGCTGAAAAGGCTTACACCACGGCTTTAAGCTCTTTTGAAACCACGCGTATAGAGGCCATTAGAAAGATTAAACATCTTGTGATAGTGCAAAATCCAAGCTACCCACAAAGCGAAACCTATCCTAGAAAAACATATAATATCATTAGTATTTTTGTTATACTAAGTCTAGCTTTTGGTGTTTTAAGGCTTATAAAAACTATCATAGAGGAGCATAAGTATTGA
- a CDS encoding polysaccharide biosynthesis/export family protein — protein sequence MKRILLLILPFLLYAVDVSNIAGSTSAAVLLEDSNSTAQNSTQSTSNQDISKQSPKITAFGSHLFSGNFTQSTQHIYNPDYKIAVADVISLKIWGAVSYESNLVVDSQGNIFVPQVGAIKVLGVKNSELLSVIQASVSKIYKDNVYVYADMNAYQNVSVFVTGSVNSPGLYKGLSSDSVVQYIDKAGGINLDYGSFRYIQILRDNKILANIDLYDFLLKGKLSLLAFRTGDVILVSSLKSYVSASGDVQKPFRFELKDEALSLQDLAILAGAKPIVTNAIVKSYANNHIVDIKSYSKKDFASVMLKSADEVEFRPDYNANDVNIRIEGEHSGAHFMVVRKGSTLDEVVSRIVTNAQSDITSVQVFRKSVALTQKQLIDAQLKELETLALTAPSVNSEGAAIRANQAKTILDFIQRAKQVQPKGQIIIDSVKAYKSVVLEEGDTIVVPSKNNLVVVQGEVSLPGSFVYMPSKKLDYYINLAGDYSDRADTSKVLVINSNGKATKYNQGFLSFAPEVKAGDSILVLPKVDSQGLQITSMLVNILYQVAIATNVVLNINR from the coding sequence ATGAAGAGAATTTTATTGTTAATATTACCTTTTTTACTTTATGCCGTAGATGTTTCAAACATAGCAGGAAGCACAAGTGCAGCCGTTTTGCTAGAGGATAGTAACTCAACAGCTCAAAACAGCACCCAAAGCACTTCAAATCAAGACATTTCAAAACAAAGCCCTAAAATCACAGCCTTTGGCTCTCATCTTTTTAGCGGAAATTTCACTCAAAGCACACAGCACATTTATAATCCTGATTATAAGATAGCCGTTGCTGATGTGATAAGCCTTAAAATTTGGGGAGCTGTGTCTTATGAAAGTAATTTAGTAGTTGATTCGCAAGGCAATATTTTCGTGCCTCAAGTTGGAGCTATCAAGGTTTTAGGCGTTAAAAACTCAGAGCTTTTATCAGTCATACAAGCAAGTGTTTCTAAAATTTATAAAGACAATGTCTATGTTTATGCGGATATGAATGCCTATCAAAATGTCTCTGTTTTCGTGACCGGCTCTGTGAATTCGCCCGGACTTTACAAGGGCTTAAGCTCTGATTCTGTGGTGCAATACATAGACAAAGCAGGCGGGATAAATCTTGATTATGGCTCTTTTAGATACATACAAATTCTAAGAGATAATAAAATTCTAGCAAATATCGATCTTTATGATTTCTTGCTAAAAGGAAAGTTAAGCTTACTTGCCTTTAGAACGGGTGATGTTATCTTAGTATCATCTTTAAAAAGCTATGTAAGTGCTAGCGGGGATGTGCAAAAGCCTTTTAGATTTGAGTTAAAGGACGAAGCTTTGTCCTTGCAAGATTTAGCTATCTTAGCCGGTGCAAAGCCCATAGTTACAAATGCCATAGTAAAATCTTACGCAAATAATCACATAGTAGATATAAAATCTTATTCTAAAAAAGACTTTGCCTCTGTTATGCTTAAAAGTGCTGATGAGGTTGAATTTCGTCCAGATTATAATGCTAATGATGTAAATATCCGCATAGAAGGTGAGCACAGCGGAGCGCATTTTATGGTGGTAAGAAAAGGAAGCACCTTGGATGAGGTGGTTTCTAGGATAGTAACAAATGCACAGTCTGATATAACTTCGGTGCAGGTTTTTAGAAAAAGCGTTGCCCTTACTCAAAAACAACTCATAGATGCACAGCTTAAAGAGCTTGAAACTTTAGCTTTAACCGCGCCATCTGTAAATTCAGAAGGTGCAGCCATAAGGGCAAATCAAGCTAAAACCATACTTGATTTCATACAAAGAGCAAAGCAAGTGCAGCCAAAGGGACAAATCATCATAGATAGCGTAAAAGCCTATAAAAGCGTGGTTTTAGAAGAGGGCGATACTATCGTAGTGCCTAGTAAGAATAATTTAGTAGTGGTGCAAGGCGAGGTTTCCTTGCCCGGTTCTTTTGTGTATATGCCCTCAAAAAAGCTTGATTATTACATAAATTTAGCTGGAGATTATAGCGATAGGGCTGATACCTCTAAGGTTCTTGTTATAAATTCAAATGGCAAGGCCACAAAGTATAATCAAGGCTTTTTGTCCTTCGCACCAGAAGTAAAGGCAGGAGATAGTATCTTAGTCTTACCAAAGGTTGATTCTCAAGGCTTACAAATCACAAGTATGCTTGTAAATATCTTATATCAAGTAGCTATAGCTACAAATGTGGTTTTAAATATCAACAGATAA
- a CDS encoding KpsF/GutQ family sugar-phosphate isomerase — MNLDVLKIAREVFEIEANSVRDLALNLDENFTKAINFIFQSKGRCVISGMGKSGHIGAKIAATLASTGTPSFFMHPAEALHGDLGMLTSLDVLLAISNSGESDEILKIIPAIKKRGINIIAMTSNAKSTLAKEADAFLNISVKKEACPLQLAPMSSTTATLAMGDAIAAALMRLRNFKPDDFALFHPGGSLGKKLLTRVKDVMIKKVPSVNLDTKFNELINTMTSGKLGLCLVFDKKELKGIITDGDLRRALQNSDKARFDFLASEIMSKNPKVIDWGAEIIEAEELMLKHNIKEIPVSKNGKIVGIIQLYDIGRI, encoded by the coding sequence ATGAATTTAGATGTTTTAAAGATAGCAAGAGAGGTTTTTGAGATAGAGGCAAATAGCGTTAGGGATTTAGCCCTAAATTTAGATGAAAATTTCACAAAGGCTATAAATTTTATCTTTCAAAGCAAGGGAAGGTGCGTTATAAGCGGAATGGGCAAATCAGGCCACATAGGAGCTAAGATAGCAGCTACCCTAGCTAGCACAGGCACACCTAGCTTTTTTATGCATCCAGCTGAGGCCTTGCACGGAGATTTAGGAATGCTAACCTCTTTGGATGTGCTTTTAGCTATCTCAAATTCAGGCGAAAGCGATGAAATTTTAAAGATAATTCCAGCTATTAAAAAAAGAGGCATAAACATAATAGCAATGACTTCAAATGCAAAATCCACCCTAGCCAAAGAAGCAGACGCTTTTTTGAATATAAGCGTAAAAAAGGAAGCTTGCCCCTTGCAGCTTGCTCCTATGTCCTCAACCACGGCAACTCTTGCTATGGGTGATGCGATAGCTGCTGCTTTGATGAGGCTTAGGAATTTCAAGCCAGATGATTTTGCACTTTTTCATCCGGGAGGCTCTTTGGGTAAAAAGCTTCTTACAAGGGTTAAGGATGTGATGATAAAAAAGGTTCCATCTGTAAATTTAGATACTAAATTTAATGAGCTTATAAACACTATGACGAGTGGAAAACTAGGACTTTGCTTGGTTTTTGATAAAAAGGAATTAAAAGGCATTATAACAGATGGCGATCTTAGACGAGCCTTGCAAAATAGCGATAAGGCTAGGTTTGACTTTTTAGCAAGTGAGATAATGAGTAAAAACCCAAAGGTAATAGATTGGGGTGCCGAAATCATAGAGGCTGAAGAGCTTATGCTAAAACATAATATAAAAGAAATTCCGGTATCTAAAAATGGCAAGATAGTAGGCATTATACAGCTTTATGATATAGGTAGAATTTAA
- the tenA gene encoding thiaminase II, producing MKLFQRLLKENAKVWDEYLHHSFVKELEKGTLKEENFLFYLKQDYIYLINYAKCYALLALNANNAKELRFAMKFQNYIVEGELELHKSILKLGIDADKLCVKDESIVNIAYTRYMLSVGQSGDFLDMLVALSACAIGYGYIGAEIKQRLSKDELEKHPYKEWILTYSGEVFQAEIKEFEDFLNSYEVDENKFKKLSEIFHTVVRLEREFWQHGLNLKLDLY from the coding sequence ATGAAACTTTTTCAAAGATTATTAAAAGAAAATGCTAAGGTTTGGGATGAGTATTTGCACCATAGCTTCGTAAAAGAGCTAGAAAAAGGCACTTTAAAAGAGGAAAATTTCTTGTTTTACTTAAAGCAAGATTATATTTATCTCATAAATTACGCAAAATGCTACGCACTTTTAGCCCTAAATGCAAACAATGCTAAAGAGCTTCGCTTTGCTATGAAATTTCAAAACTATATAGTTGAGGGCGAGCTTGAACTTCATAAAAGCATTTTAAAGCTTGGCATTGATGCTGATAAGCTCTGCGTAAAAGATGAGAGTATAGTAAATATTGCTTATACTAGATATATGCTAAGTGTGGGTCAAAGCGGGGATTTTTTAGATATGCTAGTAGCACTTAGTGCTTGTGCTATAGGTTATGGCTATATAGGAGCTGAGATTAAGCAAAGGCTTTCTAAAGATGAATTAGAAAAACACCCTTATAAGGAGTGGATTTTAACCTACTCAGGCGAGGTATTTCAAGCAGAGATTAAGGAATTTGAAGACTTTTTAAATTCTTACGAGGTAGATGAGAATAAATTTAAAAAACTAAGTGAAATTTTTCACACCGTTGTACGTTTAGAAAGAGAATTCTGGCAACACGGCTTAAACTTAAAGCTTGATTTGTATTAG
- a CDS encoding pyridoxamine 5'-phosphate oxidase family protein yields the protein MTLEDIAKFLDDNAPAFLATLGTCGNPRLRPVQSPLLYEDRIYFYTSNEKNLYKHIQKHSGIEFCSCAKDGTFLRLRAQAVFEDDKKVKEAMFEKYPLVKDIYKDVNNPIFEVFYLDKLSARLQKLNGEFEIFKA from the coding sequence ATGACTTTAGAAGATATAGCTAAATTTTTAGACGATAACGCACCTGCGTTTTTGGCTACGCTTGGAACCTGTGGCAATCCTCGCTTAAGGCCTGTACAAAGTCCGCTTTTGTATGAGGATAGAATTTATTTTTATACCTCTAATGAAAAAAATCTTTACAAGCATATACAAAAGCACAGCGGTATAGAATTTTGCTCTTGTGCTAAGGACGGAACTTTTTTAAGGCTAAGAGCTCAAGCCGTGTTTGAGGATGATAAAAAGGTTAAGGAAGCGATGTTTGAAAAATATCCTCTTGTAAAAGACATATACAAGGATGTTAATAATCCTATCTTTGAGGTTTTTTACCTTGATAAACTAAGTGCAAGGTTGCAAAAGCTAAACGGAGAATTTGAAATTTTCAAGGCTTAA
- the fabG gene encoding 3-oxoacyl-ACP reductase FabG, with translation MKFSGKNVLITGASKGIGAAIAKTLASFGLKVWINYRSKPELADALKEEIEKSGGKAAVICFDASKEDEFEAGVKAIIDSDGELSYLVNNAGITNDKLALRMKLEDFNSVIEANLNSAFLGCREALKAMSKKKFGAVVNVASIVGEMGNAGQTNYSASKGAMIAMTKSFAKEGASRNIRYNCVTPGFIKSDMTDKLSDEIKKAYEDSIALRRFAEPREVAECVAFLLSDYSSYVTGESLKINGGLYM, from the coding sequence ATGAAATTTAGTGGCAAAAATGTATTAATAACCGGGGCTAGCAAAGGCATTGGCGCGGCGATTGCTAAAACCTTGGCTTCTTTTGGCTTAAAGGTGTGGATAAATTATAGAAGCAAACCTGAGCTTGCAGACGCTTTGAAAGAGGAAATCGAAAAAAGCGGTGGCAAGGCTGCTGTGATATGCTTTGACGCTAGCAAGGAGGATGAATTTGAAGCTGGGGTTAAAGCTATAATTGATAGTGATGGCGAGCTTTCTTATCTTGTAAATAATGCAGGAATTACAAATGACAAATTGGCTCTAAGAATGAAGCTTGAGGACTTTAACTCCGTGATAGAGGCGAATTTAAATTCGGCCTTTTTGGGTTGCAGGGAGGCTTTAAAGGCCATGAGCAAAAAGAAATTTGGGGCTGTGGTGAATGTGGCTTCTATAGTTGGTGAAATGGGCAATGCTGGGCAGACAAATTACAGCGCAAGCAAGGGTGCTATGATAGCTATGACAAAGTCCTTTGCTAAAGAGGGCGCTAGCAGAAACATAAGATACAACTGCGTTACGCCGGGCTTTATAAAAAGCGATATGACGGACAAGCTAAGCGATGAGATAAAAAAGGCTTATGAGGATAGCATAGCTCTTAGGAGATTTGCAGAACCAAGAGAGGTGGCTGAGTGTGTGGCGTTCTTGCTTAGCGATTATTCAAGCTATGTGACAGGGGAAAGCCTTAAGATAAACGGCGGATTATATATGTAA